A single genomic interval of Astyanax mexicanus isolate ESR-SI-001 chromosome 4, AstMex3_surface, whole genome shotgun sequence harbors:
- the mrpl34 gene encoding 39S ribosomal protein L34, mitochondrial — protein MNFIRSACLRLAGETVLSGIRGGTSACSGLRSFSSWLPFTERRPAGCRTVGDGVSQIPSWHCQQVRTKKRGMEYQPNNIKRKRTHGWIKRISTQGGIEVILRRMLKGRRSLSH, from the exons ATGAACTTCATACGATCGGCCTGTCTGCGTTTAGCAGGAGAGACAGTGTTGTCTGG AATCAGAGGTGGGACGTCTGCCTGCAGTGGGCTGCGCTCCTTCAGCTCCTGGTTGCCGTTTACAGAGCGGAGACCCGCAGGCTGCAGGACCGTGGGAGACGGAGTTTCTCAGATTCCCTCCTGGCACTGTCAGCAGGTTCGCACCAAGAAGAGAGGTATGGAATATCAGCCCAACAACATCAAGAGGAAGAGGACGCACGGCTGGATCAAACGGATCAGCACGCAGGGCGGCATCGAGGTGATCCTGCGCAGAATGCTTAAAGGACGACGATCTCTTtcgcactga